The genomic stretch aaaaaaagaagatgcAATCGATCAAAGCCCACATAAAAGaaaaaaggacaaaaaaaaaagaagtaaaaGATTTACACTGCCCCACTCTACTTGAACTCAAGGCCGAGGTCTTGCCAAGATGGCATAGGTATTTGTCACAAGAGATTATCTCAGTGGGGGATAACTAAATTGAGAAAGCCTTCTTACGAGACTTAGCGACCAGAAAGAGCGACCTAACCCTCTGGTAATGTGAGGCGAGTTTGATGCTTTTAACCTTACAAGGGCATGTCGGATGTCAATCGTTTGTGGTCTTAAGATGAGTGTGGACCACATTGTGAAATGTTGAGGAATGGTCCATGACTTTCCTAAATACCTTGAAAATGGACCGCCTTCTTATCCATTGAGTGAAGCGCATTGGGACGATAGGCGCCTTCTTAGTAGATGGATGACCATGGGTCTCTTCAAAACAATAAACTTAACAACCCAATTGTATGCTCTCTAGAAAATTGCTAAACAGTGAAGAAAGTTGATGAAGAAATGTGAAAATGAAATCCTTTAGAAATGATTTTCATGgcaattaattttttttgttgatAGACTCAGACGACCTTTTACGGCGAAAGAAGTGAGAAAGGCGGTTTTCCAGATTGGGGCCCTTAAGTCGCCGGGTCCGGATGGGGTCCCAGGAATCTTCTATCAGAAATGTTGGCACTTTGTTAAGCATGATGTCACGAAAGCGGTATTGTCCATTCTTAACTCTGGGATGGTGCTTAAAGAGCTTAATAGGACGTTTATCACCCTGGTACCCAAGACGGAACATCCAGAAGGAGTGGGTGATTATCGTCCCATTAGTTTGTGCAATGTTTTCATGAGGATTGTTTCCAAATGCATTTCAAATCGTTTGAGTGAGGTCATGGGTTATCTTGTGGGAGACTTTCAGAATGCTTTCATTCCGGGTAGACAGATTTCGGATAATATCTTGTTGGCAAATGAGGCTATTCACAAAATTAATTCCCATAAGAAGGGCAAAAGTGGTAGGTTCGCTCTTAAGGTGGACATGAGCAAGGCCTACGACAGAGTGCAGTGGGATTTTCTAAAGGCGGTCCTTCTAAAGTTTGGGTTCCCTAATAATTTAGTAGTGTTGATTATGAATTGTGTCACTACGGTCTCCTACCAGGTGCTCATTAATGGTACACCTTTGGATTTGTTCCACCCGCGGTGCGGGTTGAGACAGGGCGATCCTTTATCGCCGTTTCTTTTTGTGTTATGTATGGAGGTTCTTTCTGCAAATATGATCCGTAGTCAGATGAGGAGGGACCTTAGGGGTGTGAGCTTGTGCCATGGAGAGGAGAATCTGTCACACTTGTTCTTTGCGGATGATGCGGTATTCTTTCTACAGTATCAGAATAATGCAGCTCACCGGCTAAGAATTATCCTTGATAAATACTGTAGTGTTTCTGGCCAAGTTATTAACGATGATAAATCGGGCGTTCTGTTTAGCCCAAGCACAAGATTGGCAAATGCTCGACGTTGTCTTCATGATCTCAGGATTAAGGGAAATAAGGGTCTGGGAAAATATCTTGGGCTCTCCACTGATCTACAAGGGTCGAAAAAGGAACTTTTCAAGGGACTTATTGATCAGGTTATGCAGCGTATATCATCTTGGAATGGAATCTTTCTGTCACCAGCAGGGAGGCTAACCTTAATTTCTTCCGTCCTATCAAATCTTTCCAATTATGTTCTATCGGTGttcaaaataccggtaagtgtgacgAAAAAGCTGAATGCGTTattgtcacatttttggtgggctgGATGTAAAGAGAGGAAAACTATCAACTGGTGCAGTCAAAGATTTCTTAGTCTACCTAAGAGTCAAGGCGGATTGGGCTTACGCAACATCCAGAGTTTAAATCAGGCTTTGCTTGCTAAGCATGCTTGGAGAATTTTAAGTGGTCACAACTCTCTTCTATGCCGTGTCTTCCGTAAGATTCTGATACGGCACCGATCCCCGCCTTATGTTGTACGAAGAAGGAATGACAATAATTTGTCATGGGGTGCTAGAAGTATTCTCCATGGGATTGACTTTCTTAAACAACATATTGGATGGAAACCAGGTATTAACTCTAGATTGAATGTTTGGACATCTAAGTGGGTTAATGGGGAATGCCCGGAACCACGGGAGGACTTGCTCTCTCTGGAGTCTGTGGCGCTTTGTCATATGGAGATTAAGGATCTCCAATGTTTGGAGAGTACGGGGGAAAGCTTTTCGTGGAATGAAGTCTTGGTCCGGCAGATGTTCGTGGAAGAAAGTGCGAACCGGATCCTAGCAATGCCTATCTGTGGTTCGCAGTCTAAGGATAAGGTTGTCTGGTTACACAGCTGTGATGGGGAATACAGTGTGAAAAGTGGATATGGCATTATTCGAAGTAGCTATATGGAGCGTAATGGTtcgaacaaggataaaacaagagTTGATGCGGAGAAACGGTCTTTCTGTAAGAAGAGGCTGTGGCAACTACCTGTGCCAGCTACTTGGAGAATCCTTGTTTGGAGGATTATTACTAATACGCTCTCGGTAGGTGCCAACTTTGCAAAAAGAGGTATTAATATTGAACATAGCTGCAAACTTTATAATCATTTGGAAACGGCTATGGATGAAACTATGGAGCATTTATTTCGAGACTGCGAGATTGCTAAAAGGATCTGGGCATGCTCGGAATTGGGCATTCGTGTGGACTGCCATTCAACCGTTGGAATTGCGAAATGGGTCATCAATTGGATTAATTACCTAGCTAAGATGGATGACGCAGAAAGAAGGATGGTGCGCTTCATTGCTACCTTATGGTGTTTATGGAGCTGTCGAAACAGAGTCTTGTTTGGGGGGGAGGTTTTCCACCCAAGGAGCTTCTTTAATATATGGTCTAATGTCACTCTTATTGCTGATCAAGCAAGAGATGAAGTGATGAAACGAAAAAGGAAAGGGGATACGAATGATCATAACGATGAGGACGTTGGTCTACTAGAGGGGACTTTGGCTTGGCTCCGAGGAAGTAACCCTGTTCTTTTTGTTGGAGGTGTGACTGATTGTGAGCGTGTTAGGATCATGGTTGATGCGGGATGGAAATCCGTGGATAGGGCCGGGTTTGGGTGGGTTGCACTTGGGAGCAACGGAGATAGGCTCTTTGAAGGGAGAAAAGCAATTAAGGCTGAATCAGCTATCCAAGCCGAGGCGATTGGTATCAAGGAGGTTCTCTTATGGGCTAAGCAGCGTGGTTTTTGGCATTTGGAGGTTTCGACGGATTGTCTTTCCATCGTTTGTTTTTTTGCAGGAATTGAACGGACCCATTACCAGGCGCTCGGGGTTCTTGAAGACATACGTGTCCTTGGTTCTTTTTTTCATTGTCTTTCTTTTAGTTTCATTCCTAGATCCTTTAATATGTACGCGCATGGTCTTGCTTGCAAGGCTATGTCTAGTTAGGATATCTTTCTTTaccgctgtcaaaaaaaaaaaaaaaaaaaaaaaattgtttaatgcTCGATTCTAAAAGCCAACCTCCATATGGTGGGGGTTAGATATCTAATCAACGACCATTGCAAATAAGGAGCCCTAACCTTTGAACAAGGAGCCATTGTCCTAATTATTGAATGCATCTTGTACAACGCCTAATGCAGTTTCTCTCGCATAAGTAGTATAAGAAAAATCAATTAATCACTACGGTCTCGACTATTCGACCTAGATCCGACAGCCGAGTAACACCTGAGCTACATTACCCTTATCAGTGAATCTCGGAAGAGACTGAGGTAGGGACCACCACTATGGCTTTACCCACTCCGATCATAAGTTTTACCTTAGATTAGCAGTGTTACATGGGCAACAAGTACTGGTAATACATCTATAAATATCCTTTTAGATCTATCTCCAAAGATAACTGAATATCATTACCTCTAAAATCAGTTTCACCATAATCTTTTGCACTTGCTAACTAAGCATCAGGAATAGCCTCTCGATAGGTCATGTTTGTTACGTGCGCATGTCAGCCGACAAGCCGTTAAGAGAGGAAAATCATGGGCATTTCCTTATCATTATAACATAATAATTAGCGTTGTAATTGATATGGCTAAAGTCGtcttaccaaatcaaagtaaaactatctcaagactaacaagaatagctagatagtggtaagacaggtatcgatttcacagggaggcggtaatagtcAAGTCGgtaaatatttaaattgtctaaaggtaaccgttttctggggtttgttttgtttgttttctaaCCAACTAATTGCGAGTAATAAAAAGAGGTTTAAACAatgatattaaaagtctaggatttccggttcactagatCAATTATgcggggtctattaatcaattgctagatctaccaagctgtctaaggtcataagatcggtcgactctattatgccctttagatcgattttaacatgcggtcgctataattagatacaatctattcgattatcgcagcctatattaattctaacccggtcggtgaaaggattaactcgctacactaattaacaactcaggcctaagttaattaactagaataagaacaataatcaaacggcaacttaaacgatttcactagcaattaatcaatttcccctttctaattgacctagatccccttcatcctatatgaggaatttagctacttatgactaaagcaataacaacaataataataattgaagacATGATTAAGAACATGAAATAAGAACGATAATTGAAtaacataaacttgaatgattaattgttgaagaaagattagtaccgtagcaAGGAAAGATTGAAGCTAGAGAGAGTATTCAGCCGTATGaaagtaaaataaagcgtaacctCATAAAAACGTACGAGTTCCTAATTTATAATACAAATATCTGTTTTAGGAAAATCCGAAAAATAatctgccagagaggttcctcgatcgagcctgaggtgactcgatcgaggagggttgctcgatcgagactcaggtgactcgatcgaggaaccagcttcacaGACGGTTTCCTTGTTTCTTTTACTTCTAGCCTTCATGCTtcctcgttcctcgtgccatgcttcgtgtattctactatgccATCCCCGCTACGCTCATCTTAGCTAGATTATCCtcataatgcgtcatttctgcattgaaacataaaatagcggcagtatcgacaattaattgaaataaggcatataaatgatataaaggcacgaaaacggtaCATAAAATGGTATGAaaaggagctataaaagtatatataaaagtgatacatcagtaATAAACTTATTTCGATTGTTTACTGGAAACATTTATGCTTATTGAAACATGTTGTAGTGCGCTTGCGATTTTGGAAAGGTGTAAACATGAGTATATAAGATGTCCCcttcatttttttgtttttttcctcATTTCTCTAATATATATATGTGAGAAGTATTTTAATGAAATTGGAAGAAAACAGTAAAATTGTGGAagtaatcaatcaatactatatatatttCAGAAACcaaggacttcaatgtaattaaataacaataagtctcccttgtgacgggtatatccgtcacaagcttgtgacgggtcaaatatcatCCACATGGTAgataaaacaaaagtaaaagtgCCTAGGTAATCACAAAAGACTTGTCTTTATCTTCCCAAGTGGGTTTTAGTTGACCCGTCACaggcttgtgacggatattgccgtcacaaatgagaatttgtgattaagtaaatatatacaacttaattatattatatagtttttaaACGATAGCACTGTGTGACGGACCCgaccaagggatttcaatgtaaatattatatagtttttgttgaagtataaatttagaattatcaaaatatggtgattttccttaaaataagcCTGCTCCATTTATgttattaattagtatcatcatataattatacaatggtttaaaataaacaaatattatataagtaggttatagtttggaaactattaaaaggtcaATAAATTAAACTAGATTTCCAAAATATATAATATTCTATAATTaattcgatttgatttaatgcatatatgtatatatttatataaatatatcaTCTCTTAAAATTGTATGgttaaatagtaaaagtaattatGTTAGTGGTGAAAATAATTGTACTAACATTGGATATAATAATAtgttagtaatcactcatttgaatagtcaaagtaacTAACTATATTAGCAAGAGGAGTAGTGAAAAGTAATAGAAACAACAAcaagagtagtgaaattatcaatattcatgcggcaatagtgaaagtaacaataattacggcagaAACAGTGAAAGTAACCGTGttaataacgaatgtaataaaagtaacaacactaacaacaaaagaaagCATATATGAACAATTAGCTAATTAATCGATTTAAGAAAAATATTAATAGCAGAAGTattgaatttgtctcataatttatttcaacgtaattttaagatatgacatagaaaaatatattaaaataaaCTTATGAATTATGCAACTTTAAAATAGTTTCATTTTATTGAAACTAAATTTTAATCTATATTAAAGTATAATAGAAGAACCACTATACATTGAACTGTACACGTGGCAACTCCTCATTAAATTTTTTCCCGCTCATCCCTCTACAACCCTAAAAATATAGATTGTTCCTACTGACAAATCTGCCGTCATTAATTGTCTTGCTTCCTTCCACACATAACCCTAAGCGAATATTTTCTTTACTAAACAAACATGCCGTCATTAGTCACCTTGCTTGCTTCCCTATCCCCTCTGTCTTTCATCTTGCCTCAATTTAAGCATATTCAACCAAAAAAttatgtaattaattatttacttcTACTTTCATGGAAAAAATCTAATCTTTATTATATATACTCACATATTACATATTGTCTATTTTTGATGGCGAGATGTCAATTTGAAGTAGGTTCTTCCTTGAGTAAGGTAAGTCTATTGCtctttttatgcatttttttcCCTCTGTTTTTCTATTGATTTTTTGATCGTTTCTTATTTTGTTATTCTTAATGAATATTTCAAAGCTACTGTGCATTTTTAATGAAGGTTAGTTCATTATAATGTATCTGTTGAACTATGATCATATAAAATGAATAGTTCATAGGCAATTAAAGTTACTATCTACATGATATTGAGATTATTGGGTATTTTTTCGCTGTTAAGAGGCTATTGGATATTTAGATTGCACAATCAAATCTTAATGACGTCAACCAAATGTGAAAAAATTGATTTTTCTCCTTTTAGTGCTCAATTTGTGTTTTTTTGGTGCATTTTCATTCTCATGTAATGCAGTATTATTGCAGTATCGATAATGTTAACTATGGTTATATAAATTTCTCTATTGGTCGTTAGCTGATTAAATTATCTCGGCATGTTTTGGAACTAATGACAATTTGAAGTAATTTTGTGCAAAAGAAACTAGCTAGGACTTCATTGCTAACCATATTGGAGTCCAATAAAATTCACAGAAAGGCATACTTTGTTACAAAGTTTGTCTCAAAATTGTTGAGTTCTTTACTCCTGATTTTTTTAGTTGATATGAGTGTTTGTTTCTCTTACAGATAAATCATATGATGCAGAAATTTTCACCCATGTAAGTACATGGCCCCTTTCACTTTTATACTGACATGGGTGCTTAAAACCCCGTGTAATATTGTGTTGTAATACACGCGTCTTTCCTAATTCCCGTGTCTTAGTGTGGTTTCCCTTGGATTCGGGCTAGGGCTAGGGCCATCTTAAAATGGTGATCTGAAGAGTAATTTAGTCACGCCATTAATTAATCACACTTGCGAGCGTTCTGTGACGATAATGCTTTAGCCAAACCTCTGTGACTTTACCGTCCTTTTCTTTACAGTTTACTGCTCAATTAATCTAATTATATTTTATGCTCCTCACCTGCAGATCATGAACATCACAATAGTATCACATCGCCTTCGTCTTGAGGTATTGCTCATTAAAGTATATCATCTTACAATTGTATTAAGATTGTTATCCTAAGTTTTATTTCATGTTGTTTGGTATAATCCATTTAGGATCTGCATTCATTCTGAAATTATGTAGGTTAACTAAGTTTTTATACAATTCTCTATTTGTCTTAGTATTTGATTGAATTTTCGCAATTTAACTTTATGTTTCTCTACATTTCTCTATTTGTTTTGTGCCCAAACAATGATTTCTGCTCCTTTAGCTGTCACTAAACTCCTATGAGTAATTATTAAGATCTCCTAATGTTAATTGTGCTCGAAAAATCTCTAATTATGTCTCTGAATCTCCTCCCACTATTTCAAATCCTAAAAATGAACTTAGAATTTTGAAGTACAACCTTCTTCCCCATTAAgtcatttatttcttttttaaaaGCCCTTTTAGCGTACACTATATTTTTCTTGTGTTATATAGTAGGGTTATTTAACAGGATTACTCCAAACTATTATGCTGATTCTCAAAATACTCCAACCTTTGATTTAACTAGGTATATACTCAACTATTAGACCCCTCTTCTTTTAATAGAATTGTCTCATTTTTAACCTGAAATAGCAGGTAAAATTAACGTGGGACCCACTCCCCTCCTTCTGCTTACTCCATCTTCTTCCCTtccaattacaattacaattacaatgtAAACTGTATTTTTTTCAATTTAACCCCCCTTTCTCTCCTCTCTCCTTTAAATTTATAATCCCCAAATCAGTATATGACTTTGATTCCGCAAAATTCTACACAACTTGGATCATGGCTTTTATGTAATCTTCGTGTAAACATAAGCTTGGAAAGAGTTGATAACACACTAATTTCCCTGGCAACATTCTAATTAACGCAGGTTTACATTAAATTAATCACATATAAAAAAAAGGTGTGAAGAACATTGAATTTATCTACCCATAATGGTGACCAGTGTAAATCTATCAACTTTTTGTCTATTGAAGCTTTTTGCCGCTCATAGCTCATTCAAGCTTTTTCCTTCACAATTACGCAAAACAAGATGGAGTAAAATGGGGTATATTGATTTGAAATGTGCACTCATTCTATATTGCAAATCAAAACAAGGATGACTACTAACAAATTAGCCATTGAAATAGAAAATAAAAAAGCAAAAATTGATACACTGATTCTATATTGCAAATCAAAATGGGTACAACGAAATAAAGAAGGGTAATGGACTAATGGCATCAATGGCTTTTTGGAGAAGAATCATGGTGTATTAGTTTAACGTAATGATTTTTGGAGAAGAAAAATAAAGGCTATAAAGAAAAATGACCGGTTGAACAGGTAGCCCTTTCACTCGTTCTATTATAAGGAGAGGGGTGTAATAGTTGGGTATATACGTAGTTAAACCGAAGcttggagtattttgagaagcatcataatagtttggagtattcctATTAAATAAACCTATATAGTATGTGTTTAGTTATTCACATGCTACTACATGTGAATTGTACAAGTATTGTTCATCGTACTAATGCATTTGTAATATTGAATCTAAACTGAATAAAGAATCTCTATGGCCATTGTCATGAATCTCCCAACAATCGCAAATTCTTATTTGCGACGGGTACTGTTCGTCTCAAATAAGAGACGGGCCAAATGTGACAATTTTAtgagaaaatgtgaccattttttcaTAGGTAACGTTTTATGAACAGTTTATGAGtggttacattttatcaaaaagtggtcacatttggCTGTCTCTTAtttgtgaccgtcacaagggagacttatTGCCCAACAATTTATCATGTTATTTTTTCATGCTTACAATAAGAATCTAATAGGAGAAATTGCATATTGTTATTTGGAGTATTTCCATACATCCTTTCATTAGCTTACTACTAGGACTTGTGTTTTATGTGCTACTAGGATTTGTGGCTTTTTTGTCCTAGCTAATACTTTCGCAGGCTGCCTTTTAGATAGTTCATATTTCATTAAAACTCATGTCGTAAGTAGTATTCTAAGAAACTGATGCATGTAAAGGAGTCTTATTGTATCTGCTCATTCTTTACATAGTTTTTGAGCGAGTTGTGGTAATTCACGGGAGTAAtattttgttgttgattgaaggtCAACCCTCCGCGGACAGCAAAATAGAGGGAGGTAGCTAGGAATTTCTCGAAAGAATCGCACGAGGTTTTGATTTATGCTGAGATAATGTCACCACTCTATAAGTTTTGGCAAGCAACACTTCCGAAGACTAATGAAGACTGTTGAGAGCTGTTATATATGAAAGGTTATATGAGATTTTtgacaaaacatttaaaatacatGTATAATAATGTAAAGTTATAGGATAAACTTATTATCTAAGGTAATATGAAGTTGAGGTTATAGTTTCGGTACATAAATGGAAAAAATTTACATGGTCAAGTGTAAATAATACAGTATTTTTATAAGGTTATAAAATTATCATTTCATCATTTTTGTGTAACTTAAATAAGTTTCCATTTGTATGTGGTGTCAACTATGAGttttataaaaatttaaattcTTAACACTCATGTATCTATTCTTAATCAATTATCATTATCAATTTAGCTAGAGGTTTTCTATATTTGTTTTATCCTTTGTCAGGTTATGTATATCCGATGCGTGTGCTCTTTGCAAGGGATAAATCAATAATTATTTACCATGCATTATTTTGTGAGAGGTAAAGATTGGATAGGTAGGTGTTAATTTAATCTGGACTGAATTTCCCTTAAGAGATGGAATTTTTATAGATTTTTCTACGTATTTATGATCAAAGTTATATAATTTTGAACCTGAAAATTCAAATTAGAAAAGTCATCATTTAATTAACACAAGGAGTACAAGAAATTGCACATTCTTTCTTATACAATGTTGTGACTataataatttataaattatttatATACGTTATCTATCTAtgtccgtgcaattttgcacgggttttaaaCTAGTGATAAGTAGAGATAGTCCGGGCGCAGCCGATGCAACGCCGGCACCAATACTTGTCGTTTAGTAAGATTACAACCTCCAAAGTCCAACCTCTCAATTTCGGGTAAGAGAGTTCTTACCTCATGATCCCAAATTGTAATTAGGCGTCATCCAAAGAAAACAAATTGATAGTAGTCGAGTCCCGAATTAGGAAGAGGAGGTTGGCGTAGCAGAAGGTGAAATGGGTCGGTCTCGCGCAGTTCCCAATTCCAACGATGATGATCCATCCTCCCTACGGTCTGcgcgctctctctctctctctctccccttTTTCCCATACCAATTGTTTCCTTATTGTTGCCCATAAGGTCGCAGGTTCAAGTCTCTTCAAGAGCAATCTTGTGGAGTGTGTATGGCCTGAGGCTATGCCTTTCTAGACTTTGAGTCTGTTAGTGACGGGTGGTTTACCTAGTATACATGGTTTGCAGTCATACACTCATACCACTGTTTCAGATTGCTACTGCTGTTGCTGCTTCCATTTTCTATAATGTTTTCATCGTTTAGGATGAGGGCATTTTTAATATCTGAATAAATTAAATAATTGCCTGCCATTCACATTCACATTAAGTTTATGCCGTCAAAGGCTCAAAGCTATCTAACAATGTCATACTGAAAAGATGTAGAAAAATTGGGAGGGTAGGAATCTCATTTCACCTACTAGTTATTCATTAGGATCTTAGGTGGAGATTGTGAAATACGGTTTCTGCGCCTTAAAACCTACTATACGTCCATTGGCTCTTTGAAGCATTAGGGGACCAAGAGACGCGAAGAAAAGGGCAGGCTAAGGATGAGGATATGAAGGCTAATTATTGAAAATGTGCATGTAACCTGAAGTAGATGGAAAAGACAGTTGATGCAACTAAGGATGGAAAAGACAGTTAATGCAACTAAGGATGAGGATATGAAGGCTAATTATTGAATATGTACATGTAAAGATCTAGAAGATTATGAAATAGAAGTGTTGGCTTGCACAATTTCAATTCGTGCTTCCCAATGTATGGTGTTGTTGCATGCATATCTTTTTGATAAATCGACCATTACAACTCACAAAAGCTTCAACCCTTCTAGAAGGGTCCAAgtttattttagaaaaaaaaaaaggtgagaCACTGGGTACTATCGCTGTTATCTCCTGTGGCTATTAGTTTGACTACAAGTAGCCTCAGTGAGCAGGTTTTGAGGTCAAAGCCCAGGAACACTATGTATAAATGGTTAACTTGTTAGTTCTGTCTATGACCTTAATAAGCTTCTAGTTAACGATGAAAGAGGAACACCATTATGTTCCCAATGATACAGAAACAGCAAGGCTGATTTGGAAAGGTTCTTTGCATAAGTGCCATTAGTTTTCCTTTATCTAGTCCCTGTTAAGTTTTTATGAACCTGTTATCCAAAAGTAGAGAAGTTAGCAAATAGCTATTACCCAAGCTGCTAATTTTACCAAACAGTGGGGACCAATCACTCCAACAAATGTCGTTCATGCCTGGAGGCTGGAAGTTTTAAAACTAATTCAGCCATGAAAATAAACGATATATTGGCAAGTTGTGATAGATCTGCCATAATGGATACTCCTTGTAGCTAGGGAAACTTTCATTTATATTTTAGTTGTGGACCTATGGGCTCAACTGAAACAATGTTAGTGTATTCTGGTGGTGAAGCCCCTTTGAGGATACTGAGTTTCTGTGGAATGAAGTCCATCTCATTGTCGTTTGCGATTGGAATTATTTTTTGTTACACATAGTTTGGATGCAAAAGTCGAGTAATTACTCTGACACATTGACAATTTGCTGTTGCTGTATGCATGTGTAATCCACTTTTTGTTGCTCAAGTAAATGTAGGTGTCTTCTTCAACAATGTGTTTTTTCTCTGAACTCAATTGCCATTTGCCAACACGGCAACACTAGTGTCCGTCTTAAGTAGGATTTTTTGAACGAGTGAAGGACTTGATCGTATGAAATAGAATCACCTAACCACTGTCCtatgtttgcttttgtttttatccCCTTTGTTATGCTTTTGTACATAGATTGTAATTCTAGTTCCTGGCTCTAGTTACTTCATTCTAATTTAGCTTGCAATGCTGTTAAAAACGTGATCCGGATCGTAGGATCCTCCGATCCAAAAAGGTGGGAAACAATTCAAATCGTCATAGGATCGGTCTGGTGCTAGTATTGTTATAGGATCGGTCAGGATCGGATAGGATCATGTAGGATCGATGGAAGGATTGTTCAGGATTGCAAAAGGCTGATTTGTGTTCTAATTTTATgagtttgttgttttttttgtacTTACAACTCTAAATTAAAGGTATACGGAGCATGTAATATTTAATATGGTTACAAAGATTTTCATGTTAATTAATAGACTTTTAACATTGTATACATCACAAATTATACCAAATTTTTTACGCATACTTGTTTATCCAAAGCTATTTGTAGGATCTTGCCTCGATTCGATTCCACGATCTGATCCTACCTATCCATCTTCGATCCAAAGTAGGATCTCCATCCTAACAACCTTGCTAGCTTGTTTGTATCTTGCTTAACAATCAACTTATTTTCCCTTCATCTCCTTAATGCTTTGCATTTATCACTATCTCATAGATCAAAGAGGAAAAAGGCACCCTCAAGTGCAGAAAATGTGGAGTCCGAAACACCAGGTATTGCTTGAGCTATCACATTGCAGCAACTGATTTCACATTTACTTAATCATTTATTCTGAGGAGCATGTCACTCTTCCTTGTATCCTCATCTTTTGTGTCAGGTCAAGGTTCAAATGACGGGAAGAAGGCCCTTTATCATTGTAACTATTGCAACAAAGATATCTCTGGAATGATTCGCATT from Silene latifolia isolate original U9 population chromosome 2, ASM4854445v1, whole genome shotgun sequence encodes the following:
- the LOC141640800 gene encoding uncharacterized protein LOC141640800, producing the protein MSLLLSNSYSKFLATLVIGTLPSRLRRPFTAKEVRKAVFQIGALKSPGPDGVPGIFYQKCWHFVKHDVTKAVLSILNSGMVLKELNRTFITLVPKTEHPEGVGDYRPISLCNVFMRIVSKCISNRLSEVMGYLVGDFQNAFIPGRQISDNILLANEAIHKINSHKKGKSGRFALKVDMSKAYDRVQWDFLKAVLLKFGFPNNLVVLIMNCVTTVSYQVLINGTPLDLFHPRCGLRQGDPLSPFLFVLCMEVLSANMIRSQMRRDLRGVSLCHGEENLSHLFFADDAVFFLQYQNNAAHRLRIILDKYCSVSGQVINDDKSGVLFSPSTRLANARRCLHDLRIKGNKGLGKYLGLSTDLQGSKKELFKGLIDQVMQRISSWNGIFLSPAGRLTLISSVLSNLSNYVLSVFKIPVSVTKKLNALLSHFWWAGCKERKTINWCSQRFLSLPKSQGGLGLRNIQSLNQALLAKHAWRILSGHNSLLCRVFRKILIRHRSPPYVVRRRNDNNLSWGARSILHGIDFLKQHIGWKPGINSRLNVWTSKWVNGECPEPREDLLSLESVALCHMEIKDLQCLESTGESFSWNEVLVRQMFVEESANRILAMPICGSQSKDKVVWLHSCDGEYSVKSGYGIIRSSYMERNGSNKDKTRVDAEKRSFCKKRLWQLPVPATWRILVWRIITNTLSVGANFAKRGINIEHSCKLYNHLETAMDETMEHLFRDCEIAKRIWACSELGIRVDCHSTVGIAKWVINWINYLAKMDDAERRMVRFIATLWCLWSCRNRVLFGGEVFHPRSFFNIWSNVTLIADQARDEVMKRKRKGDTNDHNDEDVGLLEGTLAWLRGSNPVLFVGGVTDCERVRIMVDAGWKSVDRAGFGWVALGSNGDRLFEGRKAIKAESAIQAEAIGIKEVLLWAKQRGFWHLEVSTDCLSIVCFFAGIERTHYQALGVLEDIRVLGSFFHCLSFSFIPRSFNMYAHGLACKAMSS